One genomic window of Gracilinema caldarium DSM 7334 includes the following:
- a CDS encoding PIN domain-containing protein — MIKRVLIDTDIILDVALARQPFLELSKLVLLLLENNIALGFITSNEITNIYYILRKVGGDEKARKFISELLKFLTVISVEHSDILNALGYEISDFEDSVQHFAALRNQCDCIVTRNIEDYKYSQIAVYSPIDFLSIYKELL, encoded by the coding sequence ATGATTAAACGTGTTCTCATTGATACGGATATAATACTTGATGTTGCTCTGGCACGTCAGCCATTTCTTGAATTGAGTAAATTGGTTTTATTATTACTTGAAAACAATATAGCTTTAGGTTTTATAACATCAAATGAAATAACAAACATTTACTACATCCTTAGAAAAGTTGGAGGAGATGAAAAAGCACGCAAGTTTATTTCTGAACTATTAAAATTTCTTACAGTAATTTCAGTTGAGCATTCGGATATTTTGAATGCATTAGGTTATGAAATTTCTGATTTTGAAGATAGTGTCCAACACTTTGCAGCATTAAGAAATCAATGTGACTGTATAGTAACAAGAAATATTGAGGATTATAAATATTCACAGATTGCAGTTTATTCACCCATCGATTTTTTGAGCATATACAAAGAGTTACTCTAA
- a CDS encoding DUF6364 family protein — MLSKLTLTIDQSIIEKAKDFAQKKNKSVSRIVEEYLRNISVGNERFVIPDTMKAPITDNLVGMFKDDGKDYKIQLEEALSEKYL, encoded by the coding sequence ATGCTCTCAAAACTTACTTTGACAATTGATCAGTCTATTATTGAGAAAGCTAAAGATTTTGCTCAAAAAAAGAATAAAAGTGTATCTCGCATTGTTGAGGAATACCTTCGCAATATATCAGTAGGGAATGAAAGGTTTGTGATTCCTGATACAATGAAAGCACCTATTACTGATAATCTTGTAGGAATGTTTAAAGATGATGGCAAAGACTACAAAATACAACTAGAAGAAGCGTTGTCGGAAAAGTATTTATGA
- a CDS encoding C39 family peptidase: protein MAGILSLLLLLQNVQSSETLRFSHVAEQGYDTSCGLSVLSDLVSRYWNCPVSEETFLNEWLSLGQQRATDHEQYAISFKDMQDLLALHGFATKGFRFTYEQLIKAAATYAPIVIHFADQDGHFVLCLSANDEFLVIADPAEGVYWLSRQDFQRRWQGYALLVQSSIHTKQVLALTTAVQESTAHRSALQNFSNLNSGVR from the coding sequence ATGGCTGGCATCCTATCCTTGTTGCTTCTTTTGCAGAATGTGCAAAGCTCAGAAACGTTGCGGTTTTCCCATGTGGCAGAACAGGGCTACGATACTTCCTGCGGGCTCTCGGTCCTCTCCGATCTTGTGAGCCGATACTGGAATTGTCCCGTTTCAGAAGAAACCTTCCTTAACGAATGGCTTTCCCTGGGCCAACAAAGGGCTACGGACCATGAACAGTATGCGATTTCCTTTAAAGATATGCAGGACCTTTTAGCGCTTCATGGTTTTGCAACTAAAGGGTTCCGCTTCACCTATGAACAGCTTATTAAGGCAGCTGCCACCTATGCTCCAATCGTCATCCATTTCGCTGACCAAGATGGCCACTTTGTCCTCTGTCTATCTGCCAATGATGAATTTCTTGTTATTGCTGACCCGGCAGAGGGTGTATACTGGCTTTCCCGGCAGGACTTCCAAAGGCGCTGGCAAGGCTATGCCCTGTTAGTTCAGTCATCAATCCACACCAAACAAGTACTGGCCCTTACTACAGCAGTACAGGAAAGTACCGCACATCGTTCTGCCCTGCAAAACTTCTCAAACCTTAACTCAGGAGTACGATGA